In the Aromatoleum bremense genome, one interval contains:
- a CDS encoding DNA-directed RNA polymerase subunit alpha codes for MQSNSLLKPRIIDVQSVSPVQARVTMEPFERGFGHTLGNALRRILLSSLPGYAPTEVSIEGVLHEYSTLDGVREDIVDLLLNLKGVVLKLHSRSEATLRLAKSGDGVVTARDIEVGHDVEIINPDHVIAHLAPGGKLDMQIKVEEGRGYVPGNVRPAAGDTKTIGRVVLDASFSPVRRVSYLVESARVEQRTDLDRLVIDIETNGAVDPEEAIRYAARVLMDQLSVFADLEGTAPVVEQSAAQTIDPVLLRPVDDLELTVRSANCLKAENIYYIGDLIQRTETELLKTPNLGRKSLNEIKEVLASRGLTLGMKLENWPPAGLEKLG; via the coding sequence ATGCAAAGCAATTCGCTGCTGAAACCCCGCATCATCGACGTCCAGAGTGTGTCGCCGGTCCAGGCCCGCGTCACGATGGAGCCGTTCGAACGCGGTTTCGGCCATACCCTGGGGAATGCGCTGCGGCGCATTCTCCTGTCCTCGTTGCCGGGCTATGCGCCGACCGAAGTGTCCATCGAAGGCGTGCTGCATGAGTATTCGACTCTTGACGGCGTGCGCGAGGATATCGTCGATCTGCTGTTGAACCTCAAGGGCGTGGTGCTCAAGCTCCATAGCCGCAGCGAGGCGACCCTGCGCCTGGCGAAGTCTGGCGATGGTGTGGTCACCGCTCGCGACATCGAGGTTGGGCACGACGTGGAAATCATCAACCCGGATCATGTGATTGCGCACCTCGCGCCGGGGGGAAAGCTCGACATGCAGATCAAGGTCGAGGAAGGCCGCGGTTACGTGCCGGGCAACGTTCGTCCGGCTGCCGGCGACACCAAAACCATCGGCCGCGTCGTGCTCGACGCGTCCTTCAGCCCGGTGCGACGCGTGAGCTACCTGGTCGAGAGCGCCCGGGTGGAACAGCGGACCGACCTCGACCGGCTGGTGATCGACATCGAAACGAACGGCGCAGTGGATCCCGAGGAGGCCATCCGCTACGCGGCGCGCGTCCTCATGGATCAGCTGTCGGTGTTTGCCGATCTCGAAGGCACGGCGCCGGTCGTCGAACAGTCGGCGGCGCAGACGATCGACCCGGTGCTGCTGCGCCCGGTGGATGATCTGGAGTTGACGGTTCGGTCGGCCAACTGCCTGAAGGCGGAGAACATTTACTACATCGGCGACCTGATCCAGCGCACTGAGACGGAGTTGCTGAAGACTCCGAATCTGGGCCGCAAGTCGTTGAATGAAATCAAGGAAGTGTTGGCCTCCCGTGGGCTGACTCTCGGGATGAAACTGGAAAACTGGCCGCCGGCCGG